A single genomic interval of Hydractinia symbiolongicarpus strain clone_291-10 chromosome 8, HSymV2.1, whole genome shotgun sequence harbors:
- the LOC130654761 gene encoding QRFP-like peptide receptor translates to MRTLAIVIIFYLLLTKSKSLKEEEGIESSKLQKDLLNACRAFRINQSKCRCSLFDVKYSTNHANLCTVTESDRISYNTTKHKNVWLPNIMEKACSYFNLTSTQCQCQQFKLLRKKEEKNFCRMSRSVAPPLIDSLDQLCWFFNVSKNKCSCEIFKIEEKHKIFESVCHLEKFLNSTNHIIIVYDAVYVRTHASIGIVAALAGMAGNTLVLVVAIVNRKGQSTCKTLFAHLAASDLLFAVLQFIYSVPKYWTTGWLYGLAMCKVLKSSEMLGSMVAIGIILIISMERYIGILEPFRRGISKSGMQCILAFNIVLGIASIIPLILYNKTDIAKICRPMWPRLENDTTIYNSYIVIMYFFIPVVIITFLYIRIILNLHGTVTFGNENWIADPRLRLKRVTDNKKTMYMLLAVVIAFITFVFPRHIAYIYFDTRGWTGEMIRTGDITTYFILMYIANVPYPLHVAINPIIYSILDAKWRKDVKKLLRDMQVKARCL, encoded by the coding sequence ATGAGAACTTTAGCCATTGTCATCATATTTTACTTGTTACTAACTAAATCGAAATCTTTGAAGGAGGAAGAAGGAATAGAGTCTTCGAAGTTACAGAAAGATCTTTTAAATGCATGTCGTGCCTTtcgaattaaccaatcaaaatgcaGATGCTCTTTATTCGACGTAAAATATTCGACTAACCATGCAAATTTATGTACTGTTACCGAATCAGATCGAATTTCCTACAAtacaacaaaacataaaaatgtttGGTTACCTAATATCATGGAAAAAGCATGCTCTTATTTTAACTTGACTAGCACGCAGTGCCAATGTCAACAATTCAAATTATTacgtaaaaaagaagaaaagaatttTTGTCGAATGAGTAGAAGTGTTGCTCCACCATTAATAGATAGTCTTGATCAACTCTGTTGGTTTTTCAacgtttcaaaaaataaatgctCATGTGAAATATTTAAGATTGAAGAAAAGCACAAAATATTTGAATCGGTGTGTCATTTAGAAAAATTTTTGAACAGCACAAATCACATCATCATTGTGTACGATGCTGTATATGTCAGGACACATGCCAGTATTGGTATAGTTGCTGCATTGGCTGGAATGGCAGGAAATACTTTAGTCCTAGTTGTCGCTATTGTAAATAGGAAAGGACAGTCGACCTGCAAAACTTTGTTTGCACATTTAGCGGCTTCAGACTTACTCTTTGCGGTACTACAATTTATTTACTCTGTTCCAAAATATTGGACAACAGGTTGGTTATATGGATTAGCAATGTGCAAGGTCTTGAAAAGTTCCGAAATGCTCGGTTCGATGGTAGCTATTGGCATTATACTAATTATAAGTATGGAACGTTACATAGGAATTTTAGAGCCGTTTCGCCGAGGAATATCCAAAAGTGGTATGCAGTGTATTCTTGCCTTTAACATAGTACTTGGAATCGCGTCCATAATTCCATTGATTTTATATAACAAAACCGATATAGCAAAAATATGCAGACCGATGTGGCCTAGATTAGAAAACGATACGACCATTTACAACAGCTATATTGTGATTATGTACTTTTTCATTCCAGTTGTAATAATAACATTCTTGTATATACGTATTATACTGAATTTGCATGGCACAGTAACATTTGGAAATGAAAATTGGATTGCTGATCCAAGATTACGCTTAAAACGCGTCactgataataaaaaaacaatgtacATGTTACTAGCTGTAGTTATTGCGTTCATTACCTTTGTCTTTCCAAGACATATTGCTTACATATATTTCGATACGCGTGGATGGACAGGAGAAATGATTCGAACGGGTGACATAAccacttattttattttaatgtacATAGCAAATGTACCATACCCCCTTCACGTTGCTATCAATCCTATAATTTATAGTATATTAGATGCCAAATGGAGAAAAgacgtaaaaaaattattacgggACATGCAAGTTAAAGCTAGATGTTTATAA
- the LOC130654370 gene encoding uncharacterized protein LOC130654370, producing MTIFLFHLMLCLCLRTASSDMVIERAQGKGDAIQGVDKIQCDKFSGIWNRNSDTCHCGDGKTLYTLNNKITCFAGIGENIGCKLKIEGYNEVVAFYKKGDDYMNIGNINEQSYGKCQIEVVVWRPNGWRLAKYISVKVSTKQISVGWVKANYTTQVQGQLFKMTFFNCKKNPDQACLLFKNSDGKSRFSTPRVTTQTTSTIANTTSTTVLTQTNSQEKSSSNEIVIALGVCCAILVIVGIISFLLWFRRRKYLGSKDKSCWKWNQIKRSVFKEEEHIENIYEDIGRTKLQEVQKREEKCDDLYLVPLELSNTMRSTMKNSPYTYAQHVEDDETLSGQCYTQPKYDGGELYEEPACEGEYYEEPARAEEYYEDPANNDLYEEPGMTSEERYSALAEDDTSIKKDYCTLRKDDIYEEADSTHMPAQPIYFETEPEI from the exons ATGACAATCTTCTTATTTCATCTCATGCTGTGTTTGTGCTTAAGAACGGCGAGTAGCGATATGGTTATTGAACGTGCGCAAGGGAAAGGCGATGCTATCCAAGGTGTTGATAAAATACAGTGTGACAAGTTTAGTGGAATATGGAATAGAAATAGTGACACATGCCATTGTGGTGATGGAAAAACTTTGTATAcattaaacaacaaaataacatgCTTTGCCGGGATTGGTGAAAACATTG GTTGCAAACTGAAAATTGAGGGATATAATGAAGTGGTAGCGTTTTACAAAAAAGGGGATGATTATATGAATATTGGTAATATTAACGAACAATCTTATGGGAAATGTCAGATCGAAGTAGTTGTGTGGCGACCGAATGGATGGAGATTAGCAAAGTATATCAGTGTAAAAGtatcaacaaaacaaatttcT GTAGGTTGGGTCAAGGCGAATTACACAACTCAAGTTCAAGgacaattattcaaaatgactttttttaattgtaagAAAAATCCTGATCAGGCgtgtttattgtttaaaaatagtGATGGAAAAAGTCGAT TTTCCACACCCCGTGTGACCACACAAACGACATCAACAATAGCAAATACTACATCGACCACAGTCTTAACACAGACTAACAGTCAGGAAAAAAGTTCTTCGAATGAAATTGTCATAGCACTTGGTGTATGCTGCGCTATTCTAGTGATTGTTGGTATTATTTCATTCCTATTGTGGTTTCGCAGGAG aaAATATTTGGGCAGTAAAGACAAAAGTTGTTGG AAATGGAACCAAATTAAAAGATCTGTATTTAAAGAAGAAGAACACATTGAAAATATATATGAAGATATTGGAAGAACAAAGTTACAAGAAGTACAGAAACGAGAAG AAAAATGTGACGATTTGTATCTCGTCCCGCTTGAACTTTCAAACACAATGAGGTCAACAATGAAGAATAGTCCTTATACATACGCGCAGCACGTGGAAGACGATGAAACACTCTCTGGCCAGTGTTATACACAACCTAAGTATGATGGTGGTGAACTATACGAGGAGCCAGCTTGTGAGGGAGAGTATTACGAAGAGCCAGCACGTGCGGAGGAGTATTATGAAGATCCTGCAAACAATGATTTGTATGAAGAGCCTGGG ATGACATCTGAAGAACGGTACAGTGCGTTAGCAGAGGATGATACTTCAATTAAAAAAGACTACTGTACTCTACGCAAAGACGATATATATGAGGAAGCCGACTCTACGCATATGCCTGCTCAACCAATTTATTTTGAAACAGAACCAGAGATATGA